Sequence from the Pontibacter pudoricolor genome:
AGGCCACCGCCTATTCCGCCCATCCTACTGCCACCCCGGCGTCGCATCATACTGGATAACACAATCGGGGCAAGAATACCTAACATGCCAGTTACCATAGCCGGTGAGATACCTGCATTTTTGAACATGTCTCCAAAACCACTTTTATTCAGAAAAGAATTTGATGTCGGGTCTTCACCATGCTGCTTTGCTTCATCCGCTTTATCTACAAACTCATCTAAAATGCTGTATTGCTTCTGGTCGATGCCCAGGTAGTCAGCCACATCTTTAATGCGTTGCTGTTCGTCCTGCGTGTATTGTCCGTCGGCTTTGGCAAAACTGATGATGTCTGTAACAAATGAGAAGCGCAGCTGGCTTGTTTTAAGCACATCGAGGCATTTCTCCAGGTTTATTTTATCCGGGTTTTTAGCGATATAGGCTACTTCCTGCTGCA
This genomic interval carries:
- a CDS encoding tellurite resistance TerB family protein — its product is MEQEQTTLLKDYSQEEKGAYFGALAIMASADGKTTDEELQFLQMMAEAAELPQNVQQEVAYIAKNPDKINLEKCLDVLKTSQLRFSFVTDIISFAKADGQYTQDEQQRIKDVADYLGIDQKQYSILDEFVDKADEAKQHGEDPTSNSFLNKSGFGDMFKNAGISPAMVTGMLGILAPIVLSSMMRRRGGSRMGGIGGGLLGGLLGGAMGGGGMMGGGMSRGGGLGSIISILGGLNGRKGYGTMNSGGLGGLLGGILGGGKRRTSGW